The DNA segment GTGCTTATGCTCACTAATCTTTTTCACATAATCTGTTCCTGTTCCAATAATGTCTCTTAAAGTTTTGTTGATTCTATAAAAAGCAAGTAAAGTTTTCTGCATGCGCTGGTCTTCCGATATTTTTTTCATCAGGTCATAGAGTTCTTCTATGTTATCATTCAACTCGTACCCAACGTATTTATCTCCTGCTTCCCGTTTCCATTTGCTGAGCAAACTGCGGTGAATTTGTTTTCGGAATACTTCAGGCAATAATCCTTTGCGGACTAAATATTTCACTCGTGTATCATAAGATTTTCTCTTTTTCATAGATGTTTCCTTGTAGTGCGCTCCTGCTTACTTGCAGAAGTGGTAAAAAAATGGCAAGCTCTTGGCGCATGCAAAACTATAATATCCTGTACCATTCATGCGCCATGTGCTTGACATTTTGAATTTGCACGAACCCTGACCGCCAACAGAAGAACACTTGTCGCCATAGGGAAAACACTTCGCGCCATCGTAAAAACACTCAGCGCCAACGGTAGTTTTCCCGTTGCCATCGCTTCTTTTCTCATTGCCAAAGGAAGATTTTTAATTACAGCGGGAAGAACACTCCGCGCCAACGATAGTTTTCTCCGCGCCAAAAGAAAAAAACCTGTTGCCAACGGTAGTTCACTCGTTGACAAAGGTTCTTTTCCTCTGGCACTTGGAAGATTACTTTTTTCTCCTGCTTTTAAACTGGAGTTTGGAGACTTGTTTATACTGCGGACTGGTTGCTCCGAAAACGGACTTGACATATTTCTTCACCTCCAAAGCAATATCCACCAAGCCCGTTCCGTCTGCATAAAGTGTGCTGTCTCTTGCAATGATGGAGTTGCTGTATGGAGTAGTGGCATTGATAACGGAAGTATTGACGGCTTTCAAATTTGTGATAGTTGTATTCATTCCTGTAATTTTCAAATCAGTTTCGTTGGGAATGTATAATGGTTCAGCCGTTACGAGTTTCAAAAGTTTATCAAAGTTGTCTATGTAGTTATCGAAACTCTGTTGTGAAACGGATATGTGATGAATTTCTTCAACCTTCACATTCGGGTCGGCAGGCGGAGTAGGCGTTACAATTTTATCCGCACGTTTTCCCTGAAGTTTGCGGTTAATTGTTTTTGCGTCATCAACGGTTTGTTTCGATGCGTCCGTTGCTTCAAGCGCATTGATAATTCTTGTGCAGTATTTTTTGAATGACTCGAAAGCAATTTCACGAGCGTTCGTAGAATTGTCGAACGTGGTTTTCTTTGTCTTTAGAGTGGAGAGTGCGCCTTGCGAATTTGTAAGCAGAGTATTCAGCGCGGGAATCTTGATACTTGCTTTTGATGGATTGTAGGTGGTTCCGTAGCCCGTTGCGAAGGAAATTAGATCCTCGAAGTTCGCTACATTTTTTGCGTGACCTGTTTCTGATGTTGATGACATTTTACACTTGCCCGATTATTTATTCTCAGGACTTTTTTGGTTAATGTTAATTTTTCTTTAGTGTAAAATTTCATCATGTATTCTTTTCGTGTTTTATTATAACGGTGTAGTTTAATTTTTATTGTTCACCGTTGTAATTGGGGAGTGATTGCAACTACTGTGCCAAAACTCTGAATTGTAGAAATTGAAATAAAATTAAAGAAGGAAGAGGATGAGATGGCGGGACGAAATTTCTATTGAATTAAATTATCAGCAAGCAATTCCGCTTGTTTTAAAACTGTTTCAATGGCTTTTGCTTGTTTGTCTGGCGGGTAACCGTATTTGTTTAGTGTCCTTCTCACTAATACCATCAATTTTGCTCTTGCACTTTCTCTTATTGTCCAATCGATGGTTGCATTCGTTCTTACTTTATCTGCGATTTCAAGTGCAAGTGCTTTTAAGTTTTCATCACCTAAAACATTAATTGCGCTTTCATTTTCTGCAAGCGCATCATAAAATGCAACTTCATCCACTGTCATTTTCAATGCTTCGGTTCTTGCATATTCCTCTTTTACTTTTTTGGCAACTTCATCAACTAAAAATTGAATTATCTCTACTGTTGTCAAAAGATTATTCTGATATTTTTTCAATGCTGATTCAAGCATTATCAAAAGTGCCTTTCCTTTTGTAATGTTTCGCTTCGTTACATTTTTTATTTCGTCATTCAGAATTTTTTTAAGCAATTCCAATGCAAGATTTTTATGCTGCATTCCTTTTACTTCCAATAAAAATTCATCTGATAAAATTGACAGCCCTGAAATTTCGGGCTTCTGAATTCCTGCTGCATCAAAAATGTCAACTACTTTATCGCTGCTCAATGCTTCATCAACAATTTGTTTGATGGCTGTTTCAATTTCAATATCTGATTTGCCACCGCCTGTTCCTTCAAATTTTACCAATCGTGCTTTCACCGCTTGGAAAAAAGCAATTTCTGTTAAATGTGGCTGCACTTCATCTTTTGAAATACAGATAGAAAGCGCCTGACTTAGCAAACCAACTTCTCTAACAAATCTTTCTTTGCCTTCCTGCAATCCCAAAATATGTTCTTCGGCTTGAAGAATGATAGAAAGTTTTTCCTGTGGTGTTCCGTTAAAAAATCTTCTGTAATTAAATTTCAAACTGTTCTCATAATACGCTTGGGGTTCTTCCACCAAAATATCTTTCTGCGTTTTGCTTTCTTCATTAAACATCTGCTTCACCACCTGCAATTTCTCCATCATCACTTTCACTGCCACATCAATTTTTTCAGTCGGATCTCCTTTGCCGCCTGCATCAGAATAAAATGAAAGTGCTTTTTTCAAATCGGTTGCTATTCCTAAATAATCTACTACCAAACCTCCTTTAACTTCTTTAAACACTCTGTTTACTCTCGCGATTGCCTGCATGAGATTATGCCCGCGCATGGGCTTATCTATATAAAGTGTTTTTAAAATGGGAGCATCAAAACCTGTGAGCCACATATCACGAACAATGACCAACTTCAATGGGTCATCAGGATTTTTCATACGGTCGGCTAAATTTCTCCGCTCTTGTTTTGTGGTATGATGTTTTGCAATTTCAGGCCCATCTGAACTTGTGCTTGTCATTACCACTTTGATTATGCCTTTTCGTAAATCTTTATCGTGCCATTCCGGACGCAATGCAATTATTTCTCTGTAAATCTCTGCTGCTATCCTTCTGCTCATCGCTACAATCATTGCCTTGCCTTCAAAAACTTTTTGGCGTTGTTCAAAATGCGCAACAATATCTTTTGCTAAATTTTTTATCCTGTTCTGATTTCCTACAATGGCTTCCAACTTTGTCCATTTTGCTTTTGCTTTTTGTTTCTCTGTAATTTCTTCGTCTTGTTCCAACTCTTTATCAAACTCCTCAATCAATCTTCTTCCTTCTTCGTCCAGATTAACTTTTGCCAAGCGGCTTTCATAATAAATTTTTACTGTTGAACCGTCTGCAACTGCCTGTGAAATATCATATATATCCACATACTGCCCGAATACCTGAGGAGTGTTTACATCCGTCCCTTCAATTGGCGTGCCAGTGAAACCTATGTAAGTTGCACTGGGTAGCGCATCACGCATATACTTTGCGAAACCAAAAGCAATCCGTTTTCCGATTACTTCTTTTGTTTCAGGATTTTTTTCATCCAGTAACTTCGCTTCAAAACCGTATTGAGTGCGGTGCGCTTCGTCTGCAATCACTACAATATTTTTTCTATCGGAAAGTTGGTCATAAACAGATTTATTTCCTTCGGGTAAAAATTTTTGAATTGTAGTGAAAATAATTCCTCCGCTTGAAACTGCCAGCACCTGCTTCAGATGTTCCCTGCTTTCTGCCTGCACGGGCTCTTGGCGCAACAACTGTTTTGAGGCAGCAAATGTGTCAAACAACTGGTCGTCCAAATCATTTCTATCAGTGATTACAACAATTGTCGGGTTTTTCATTTCAGGCGCTGTAATCAGTTTGCCTGAATAAAAAACCATTGATAAACTTTTTCCCGAACCTTGTGTGTGCCATACTACACCGCCTCGCTTGTCGCCATTCGCGCCCGATGCTTTGATGGTGCTTTGCACGGCTCGGTTTACAGCAAAGTATTGATGATATGCCGCTAATTTTTTCTCCGTAAAAATTTGCGTCAATCCTGTTTTTGCGTCTTCCTTTTTTGTTTTTTCAAATACAATGAAGTTGCGAATCAAA comes from the Bacteroidota bacterium genome and includes:
- a CDS encoding type I restriction endonuclease subunit R; amino-acid sequence: MKPITENIIEDSALEILASQGWGYVHGLHIAPDAESQERENFEQIILIERLRKAIAIINSHIPQEAQEAAVQKVLRIYSPELLHNNEEFHKFLVEKVKVPYQKDGYERSHEVALIDFENIGNNQFLAVNQYTIVENNQNKRPDVLLFVNGIPLVVMELKNATDENANLRSAYSQIQTYKAIIPSLFTYNAICVISDGLECKAGSLSADFGRYMAWKTSDGVKEDSRFKPQLQTLLKGMLNPSTLLDLIRNFIVFEKTKKEDAKTGLTQIFTEKKLAAYHQYFAVNRAVQSTIKASGANGDKRGGVVWHTQGSGKSLSMVFYSGKLITAPEMKNPTIVVITDRNDLDDQLFDTFAASKQLLRQEPVQAESREHLKQVLAVSSGGIIFTTIQKFLPEGNKSVYDQLSDRKNIVVIADEAHRTQYGFEAKLLDEKNPETKEVIGKRIAFGFAKYMRDALPSATYIGFTGTPIEGTDVNTPQVFGQYVDIYDISQAVADGSTVKIYYESRLAKVNLDEEGRRLIEEFDKELEQDEEITEKQKAKAKWTKLEAIVGNQNRIKNLAKDIVAHFEQRQKVFEGKAMIVAMSRRIAAEIYREIIALRPEWHDKDLRKGIIKVVMTSTSSDGPEIAKHHTTKQERRNLADRMKNPDDPLKLVIVRDMWLTGFDAPILKTLYIDKPMRGHNLMQAIARVNRVFKEVKGGLVVDYLGIATDLKKALSFYSDAGGKGDPTEKIDVAVKVMMEKLQVVKQMFNEESKTQKDILVEEPQAYYENSLKFNYRRFFNGTPQEKLSIILQAEEHILGLQEGKERFVREVGLLSQALSICISKDEVQPHLTEIAFFQAVKARLVKFEGTGGGKSDIEIETAIKQIVDEALSSDKVVDIFDAAGIQKPEISGLSILSDEFLLEVKGMQHKNLALELLKKILNDEIKNVTKRNITKGKALLIMLESALKKYQNNLLTTVEIIQFLVDEVAKKVKEEYARTEALKMTVDEVAFYDALAENESAINVLGDENLKALALEIADKVRTNATIDWTIRESARAKLMVLVRRTLNKYGYPPDKQAKAIETVLKQAELLADNLIQ